In Litoreibacter ponti, the genomic stretch ACCTGACCGGTCTGGATCGCGCGCTTGATGTCGCCGCCGCCAAACAGCGAGCCGCCGGGATGCACGGTGATGTTGATCGCGCCGTCGGTGTATTCGGCCACCTTCTCGGCAAAGATAACGCCCTGTTCAGAGTGGAAGTTGGTGGCCGCATAGGCCATCGGCATGTCCCAGTTCTGCGCGTGGCCGTCGGCGAAGGCCGCTGTGGCCGCGAGCGCGGAGGCTGCGAAAGTTGCAGTGAATTTCATGGAGTTCTCCCAGGTTGGCAGTCACCGCGCTTTGGCGGCATATTTTTGCGGGTCGAACGGGGAAAGATCCATATTGGGGGCCTCCCCCCGCACGAGGTCCGCGATGATCCGACCCGTTTTGGGCCCACCTGTCAACCCAACGTGCTGATGACCGAAGGCGGAATAACTGCGCCCCTGCGCGGTGTTGGCGCCGATCAGGGGCAAACTGTCAGCGGGCGCAGGGCGGTGGCCCATCCATTCGACGATCCGGTCATAGGTGATGCCGGGTAGCAATTTCGCCGCCTCGCGCTTCATCAGATCGAGCGGCGCGCGGCTTGCGCCTGCGTCGAGCCCGCCGAACTCGATGACGCCCGCCAGCCTGATGCGGCCCTCCATGGGCGTCATCACGAACTTGCCGGAAGCGACCATCATCGGGTTTTTTGGCATCTGGGACGGGTTCACCAGCTCGATGTGATAGCCGCGCTCGCTTTCAAAGGGGACGGTCACACCCAGCTTGTGGGCGATGGCCTTTGACCACGGCCCCAGCGCGAAAACGATGGTGTCGGCGCGCATCTCGCCCTGATCGGTCACGAGGGCCGTGATGTCGCCGCCGTCCATTTCGAGGTCCTCGATGGTTGCGAGTTTCAGCGTGCCGCCCTGATCCACAAAGTGATCGGCCAGCGCCTTCACATATGCGCCGGGGTCAGAGATGCGGCCATGGTTCTTGCAGCGCACGACCACCTCGAAGGCGTCGCCAAAGATCGGGTCGGTGGCGTGATACTCTGCGCCATCGACCACCTCGAACACGACGCCCGCGGCGCGGCGCTTGGACCAGGCGTAGGCGTCGGCCTCGAACATCGCGCGGGTCTGGTAGCCGAAGCAGTAATCCTCCAGCCCGATGAACTTTTCCGCGCCTGTGCCCTTTGCCAGGGCAAGATGCTGATCGACGCTGTCATGCAACAGCGAGCCCATAGCGCGCCCGTAGAGGTCCACATGCGCGTCCGTGGCATAGGACATGTACCGGCGCAGAAAGGGCAGAAGCTTCGGCAGGTACGACCAGCGCAGGAAAAGCGGCGCATTGCGATCGAACAGCATGCCCGGCGCCTTGCGCAGAAGCCCCGGAACGGTGACCGGCACCACCGCCCCCGCGGCCAGCACGCCCGCATTGCCGTGGCTGGTGCCAGAGGCCGGGCCCGCCCGGTCCACGATAGTGACGTCAAACCCCGCGCGCTGCAGCCAGATGGCGCAGGACACGCCGACGATCCCTGCGCCCGCCACGATGACCTTTTTCATGCGCTCCCCCTTCAGATGCGGCCAACCCTCGTGAATCGCGCGCG encodes the following:
- a CDS encoding NAD(P)/FAD-dependent oxidoreductase gives rise to the protein MKKVIVAGAGIVGVSCAIWLQRAGFDVTIVDRAGPASGTSHGNAGVLAAGAVVPVTVPGLLRKAPGMLFDRNAPLFLRWSYLPKLLPFLRRYMSYATDAHVDLYGRAMGSLLHDSVDQHLALAKGTGAEKFIGLEDYCFGYQTRAMFEADAYAWSKRRAAGVVFEVVDGAEYHATDPIFGDAFEVVVRCKNHGRISDPGAYVKALADHFVDQGGTLKLATIEDLEMDGGDITALVTDQGEMRADTIVFALGPWSKAIAHKLGVTVPFESERGYHIELVNPSQMPKNPMMVASGKFVMTPMEGRIRLAGVIEFGGLDAGASRAPLDLMKREAAKLLPGITYDRIVEWMGHRPAPADSLPLIGANTAQGRSYSAFGHQHVGLTGGPKTGRIIADLVRGEAPNMDLSPFDPQKYAAKAR